The proteins below come from a single Tissierella sp. MB52-C2 genomic window:
- a CDS encoding HAMP domain-containing sensor histidine kinase, with the protein MRRTIYSKLVLGFICVFIISNIFASLFTFLNTEISTLEQLGKQLTESVDIVKDEYEKGNVSKEGIQRLFKDNYINISFIDDIEGYGIEEEAVSLLKMGKTLTLRTNEYGNTSITTPVAIGRIKDYYIVAKPEFENLGFSARSIIMSINTMAIISGSILFLFVGRLMVIPIKKLIKATEKVAQGDFDARLENKRVDEMGMLISSFNTMAEELKSIEIFRNNFISDISHEFRTPLTSIEGYTKLLIDCNEEERREYADIIIEETKRLSILTTNILTLNKIDNQNIPTLMEDFTLDEQIRKSILLLEKKWIDKDIELEIDLEKILYRGNSSLMYQVWINLIDNAIKFSPKGRKIEIKLYEEYGNTIFSIKDNGVGISKEDQKKMFEKFYKGDKSRNTDGNGLGLSIVKRIVEIHNGKMLVESSIGVGTNIIVKLYK; encoded by the coding sequence ATGAGAAGAACAATCTACAGTAAGTTAGTGCTAGGCTTTATATGTGTATTTATCATAAGCAATATATTTGCTTCGCTATTTACTTTTCTTAATACTGAGATAAGTACCTTGGAACAATTAGGGAAACAATTAACTGAAAGTGTGGATATAGTTAAAGATGAATATGAAAAAGGAAATGTTTCTAAAGAAGGTATCCAAAGACTTTTTAAGGATAACTATATTAACATAAGTTTTATAGATGATATAGAAGGATATGGAATTGAGGAAGAGGCAGTTTCATTATTAAAAATGGGAAAAACTCTAACACTAAGAACAAATGAATATGGAAATACCTCTATTACTACTCCCGTAGCCATAGGGAGGATAAAAGATTATTATATAGTAGCTAAGCCTGAATTTGAAAATTTGGGGTTTAGTGCTAGGAGTATAATAATGTCTATAAATACAATGGCTATTATTAGTGGGAGTATATTATTCTTGTTTGTAGGAAGGTTAATGGTAATTCCTATAAAGAAATTAATTAAAGCTACAGAGAAAGTTGCCCAAGGAGATTTTGATGCAAGATTAGAAAACAAGAGAGTAGATGAAATGGGAATGCTTATATCTAGTTTTAACACTATGGCTGAAGAATTGAAATCTATAGAAATTTTTAGAAATAATTTTATATCTGATATTTCTCATGAATTTAGAACACCTTTAACCTCAATAGAAGGATATACAAAGCTATTAATAGATTGTAATGAAGAGGAACGGAGAGAATATGCAGATATAATTATAGAAGAAACTAAAAGATTATCTATATTAACTACAAATATTCTTACATTGAATAAAATAGATAATCAAAACATACCTACCCTTATGGAAGATTTTACTTTAGACGAACAAATAAGAAAGTCAATTCTTTTGTTAGAAAAAAAATGGATTGATAAAGATATTGAATTAGAAATAGATTTAGAAAAGATTCTATATAGAGGTAATTCAAGTTTAATGTATCAAGTCTGGATAAACCTAATTGATAACGCTATCAAGTTTTCTCCAAAAGGTCGTAAAATTGAAATAAAGTTATATGAAGAATATGGAAATACTATTTTTTCAATTAAAGATAATGGTGTTGGAATATCTAAAGAAGATCAGAAAAAGATGTTTGAAAAGTTCTATAAAGGTGACAAATCAAGAAATACAGATGGTAATGGGCTGGGGCTTTCTATTGTCAAAAGAATCGTTGAGATTCATAATGGAAAAATGTTAGTAGAATCTAGTATAGGTGTAGGAACAAATATAATAGTAAAATTATATAAGTAA
- a CDS encoding MarR family transcriptional regulator: MDYKELAKQFLHNSYQFRSRGHQKRIDENMQGETFAISYILRQGGVVLPSEISNEMNISSARVAAILNNLESKGFVTREVNKSDRRKILVGLTQEGKEFAEKHNKMVVNSTARMLEMLGEDDAKELVRIIGKLGELGPQIINNK; this comes from the coding sequence ATGGATTATAAAGAGCTTGCAAAACAATTTCTTCATAACTCGTACCAGTTTAGAAGTCGTGGTCATCAAAAGAGAATTGATGAAAATATGCAGGGTGAGACTTTTGCTATATCATATATTTTAAGACAAGGCGGGGTTGTTTTGCCCAGTGAAATCAGTAATGAAATGAATATCAGTTCTGCTCGTGTTGCAGCTATACTAAACAATCTTGAGAGCAAAGGATTTGTAACACGTGAAGTGAATAAAAGTGACCGAAGAAAAATTTTAGTTGGTCTTACTCAAGAAGGAAAAGAATTTGCAGAAAAGCATAATAAAATGGTTGTTAACTCTACAGCAAGAATGCTAGAAATGTTAGGTGAAGATGATGCCAAAGAACTAGTGAGAATCATAGGAAAGCTAGGGGAACTAGGGCCTCAAATTATAAATAACAAATAA
- a CDS encoding response regulator transcription factor, giving the protein MTNILIVDDNKKIRKLIEIYLAREGFKVFQADDGEVALDILDEVKIDLIIADIMMPNMDGYELVEELRGAKYNLPILMVTAKNTYPDKKMGFELGADDYMTKPIDMDELILRVKALLRRSKISIDKHISIGDIIIDYEALEVRTTTDTILLPMKEFYLLYKLLSYPNKIFTRQQLMDDIWGFDSEADERTVDVHIKRIREKFKDIDEFQIVTVRGLGYKGVHK; this is encoded by the coding sequence GTGACTAATATCCTTATAGTTGATGATAATAAAAAAATAAGAAAATTAATAGAAATTTACTTAGCAAGGGAAGGGTTTAAAGTTTTTCAAGCAGATGATGGTGAAGTGGCTTTAGATATTCTTGATGAGGTAAAGATAGATTTAATTATAGCGGATATAATGATGCCAAATATGGATGGATATGAATTGGTTGAGGAACTTAGAGGGGCTAAATATAATTTACCTATACTTATGGTGACGGCAAAAAATACATATCCGGACAAAAAGATGGGATTTGAACTAGGTGCAGATGATTATATGACTAAACCCATAGATATGGATGAACTGATTCTTAGAGTTAAAGCCTTACTTCGTCGTTCTAAGATTTCTATAGATAAACATATAAGCATAGGTGATATTATAATTGACTATGAGGCCTTAGAAGTAAGAACAACGACAGATACTATACTACTTCCAATGAAGGAATTTTATTTACTCTATAAGTTGCTATCCTATCCTAATAAAATATTTACTCGACAACAGTTAATGGATGATATATGGGGATTTGATAGTGAGGCAGATGAAAGAACTGTAGATGTCCACATAAAGAGGATTAGAGAAAAGTTTAAAGATATTGATGAATTCCAGATAGTAACTGTAAGGGGATTAGGTTATAAAGGAGTACACAAATAA